A genomic stretch from Helianthus annuus cultivar XRQ/B chromosome 1, HanXRQr2.0-SUNRISE, whole genome shotgun sequence includes:
- the LOC110865618 gene encoding asparagine--tRNA ligase, cytoplasmic 2 has product MSSAHHMFDEMPKPNSTPTPMPPVDLSKYSKRVLLKTVLDRADGGVGLVDQRVVVGGWVKSSREMRKDPLPATQPPAAGDAKPVTGGKDVRCVEVFQSRIPFLRTIIKVFGGNTAHSHNKEKLESIGPKPAHPAISILQISDGSSTISLQVMVDSSIAPPSQLMPTGTCILAEGVLQKPSLQGKHVIELKAERLLHIGIVDQESYPLSKKGLPLARLRDCAHFRPRTTTVASVMKVRNGLNQASHTFFQNHGFIHVEVPIITATNTEGFSDVFQVSTSKHSTKEPKKEPPVSMDDTENISLETIKRSIVEKAKKVEELKRSDSNKEALDAAVQDLHKTNLLAAELEARLRSKSKSKSKSKTENIKMDDGFFSNQAFLTSSGSLHLESCASALGNVYAFGPRFQADKSESKKHLAEKWMVETEMAFSELEDAMNCAEDFLKFVSNSISENCYENLYFLSKRVDRTIIDRLNSLASTIFEKITYTTAVEVLNKVTDRTFETKIQWGVALTEEHESYLVDEFYNKPIIIYDLPKELKPFNVRLNDDGKTVAAFDVIIPKVGALIRGSQKEERLSHLTKRINELGLRKDQYEWYLDLRKQGTVKHSGFNVMFDVMVLFSTGLNDVRDAVPFPRHHGRVHN; this is encoded by the exons ATGTCGTCCGCACACCacatgtttgatgaaatgccGAAGCCAAATTCGACTCCAACACCGATGCCGCCGGTGGATCTTTCGAAGTACTCCAAAAGGGTGCTGTTAAAAACGGTTCTGGATCGTGCAGATGGCGGTGTGGGGTTGGTTGATCAGAGAGTTGTGGTGGGCGGATGGGTTAAGTCGTCGAGAGAAATGAGGAAAGATCCTCTGCCTGCAACTCAACCGCCTGCTGCCGGTGATGCTAAACCGGTTACCGGAGGTAAAGACGTGAGATGCGTTGAAGTTTTTCAGTCGCGGATTCCTTTTCTTCGAACCATTATAAAAGTATTCGGTGGGAACACTGCTCACAGTCACAACAAGGAGAAACTCGAATCAATCGGGCCGAAACCAGCACATCCTGCGATTTCAATCTTGCAAATTAGTGACGGTTCGTCTACAATCAGCCTGCAG GTGATGGTGGATTCTTCAATAGCTCCTCCGAGCCAGCTCATGCCTACGGGAACATGTATACTAGCGGAAGGTGTTTTGCAGAAGCCGTCGTTGCAGGGAAAACATGTGATCGAGCTCAAAGCTGAAAGATTGTTGCATATCGGGATAGTTGATCAAGAGAGTTATCCTTTATCGAAGAAAGGTTTACCTTTGGCTAGATTGAGAGATTGTGCTCACTTTAGACCTCGAACAACCACC GTTGCATCTGTTATGAAGGTACGAAACGGGCTAAATCAAGCCAGTCATACTTTTTTCCAGAATCACGGGTTTATTCATGTGGAGGTTCCGATTATAACCGCCACCAATACCGAAGGATTTTCGgacgttttccaagtttcaactTCAAAACATTCCACTAAAGAACCGAAAAAAGAACCGCCTGTTTCAATGGACGATACCGAAAACATTAGTCTCGAAACAATAAAGCGTTCGATtgttgaaaaagccaaaaaagttgaagaacttAAAAGAAGCGATAGCAATAAAGAAGCACTCGATGCAGCCGTTCAAGACCTTCATAAAACAAACTTATTGGCTGCTGAACTAGAAGCAAGATTgaggtcaaagtcaaagtcaaaatcgaagtcaaagaCTGAAAATATCAAGATGGATGATGGGTTCTTTTCTAATCAGGCTTTTCTTACTAGTTCTGGTAGTCTTCATCTCGAAAGCTGCGCGTCGGCACTTGGAAATGTGTATGCGTTTGGGCCGAGATTTCAAGCAGATAAATCAGAATCGAAAAAACATTTAGCGGAAAAATGGATGGTTGAAACCGAGATGGCATTCTCGGAACTTGAG GATGCGATGAATTGCGCAGAAGATTTCTTGAAGTTTGTATCGAATTCGATTTCTGAAAATTGTTACGAAAATCTGTATTTTCTTTCGAAAAGAGTTGACAGAACAATTATCGATCGGTTAAATTCATTGGCATCAACAATATTTGAAAAGATCACGTATACAACGGCAGTAGAAGTTTTGAACAAG GTTACCGATAGAACTTTTGAAACCAAAATCCAATGGGGCGTTGCGCTAACAGAAGAGCACGAAAG TTATCTGGTTGATGAGTTCTACAACAAGCCCATAATTATTTATGATCTTCCTAAAGAATTAAAACCCTTCAATGTGAGATTAAATGACGATGGGAAGACCGTTGCAGCCTTCGATGTGATTATACCAAag GTTGGAGCTCTCATAAGGGGCAGCCAAAAGGAAGAACGCCTAAGCCATTTAACTAAAAg GATTAATGAATTAGGATTGAGGAAAGATCAATACGAATGGTATCTAGATCTTCGAAAGCAAGGAACAGTGAAACATTCCGGGTTCAATGTTATGTTTGATGTTATGGTTCTTTTCTCTACTGGCCTTAATGATGTTCGAGATGCTGTTCCGTTCCCCCGACATCATGGAAGAGTACATAATTAA